GTGCCTTTATAGGAAGGAAGCAGTTTTCAAAGGACGCGCGCGTGATCAGATTCATTCTTGGCATTTTTGGTGCCGTTTTTACCGGCATTACGCTGACCATATTTATGGCGGCGCTGGTGATCGGCGGTGTTTTCTGGATGTATTCCAGAGACTTGCCCAGCCACGAGCAGCTGGCCAATTATACGCCCGCCACCATCAGCCGTGTCTATTCCGGCGAGGGGCAGTTGATGGACGAGTTCGCCCGCGAACGTCGCCTGTTCACCCCGGCGGACGAGATACCGGCGCTCGTGAAGAACGCGTTCATCTCGGCCGAGGATAAAAATTTCTATACGCATGCCGGTTTCGACCCTCGTGGTATTGCAGCGGCCGCCATTGAAGCGGCGCGCGGGGGCAAGCTGCGCGGTGCGTCCACCATTCCGCAGCAGGTTGTGAAAAACTTCCTGCTCAGTTCGGAACGATCGGCTGAGCGAAAAATCAAGGAACTGATTCTGTCGGTGCGTCTGGAAAGCACTCTGTCGAAGGATGAGATACTGGCGCTGTATCTGAACGAAATTTTTCTGGGCCAGAACTCTTATGGTGTGACAGCAGCGGCGCAGACATATTTCAACAAGACGCTGGACGAGCTTGAGCCGCACGAAGCCGCAACACTGGCCTCGATGCCACAGGCGCCCAGCAACTTTCACCCGGTGCGCGCAAAGGATCGGTTGCTGGCGCGCCGCAACTATGTTCTGCGCGAGATGTTCCAGAACGGATATCTGGATCGCGCAACCTATGACGCCGAGGTGGCGAAGCCCTTGCGGTCGGTCCAGAACGGCGATTTTCCCGCGTTCCGGCAGGCCTTGCCTCCACGCGATTACTTCTCGGATGAGATTCGTCGCCAGTTAAGTCGTAACTTTGGAGAAGAAGAGTTCTTCACCGGCGGCATGACCGTGCGCGCGACTGTCGACCCCGACTTACAGGATGTGGCGGCCAAAAGCCTGCGCATCGGGCTGGAAGGCTATGACCGCAGCCGGGGGGTTTGGCGGCCCAGCGGTGTGACTTTGCCGCAAGAAGTGTTGGGCGACGAAGCGGCATGGCGTGCCGCACTGGCCGAAACAAAGTTCCCACGCGACATTGAAGGATGGTCTCCAGCGGTTGTTTTGGAAGTCGGCAGCAGTGATGCACGAATTGGTATCGAAGGTGTGGACGAGGATGAAGATGGGCACTGGATCCCCGCCAAAGACGTGACTTGGGCGCGCAGACGCGAGGAAGACGGCAGCCTGGGGCGGAAGGCGCAAGTCGCCGGTGATCTGGTAAAAGTGGGCGAGGTCGTCCATGTGCGCCAGATGACCAGCGACAATGACGGTAGTTTCATTCGCTGGACCTTGCGTCAGGTGCCGGAAGTGCAGGGCGGCTTTATGGCAATGGACGTCAACACTGGCCGTGTTTTGGCGATGCAGGGCGGGTTCAGCTATCAGCATTCGGTGTTCAACCGTGCAACTCAAGCCACGCGCCAACCGGGGTCAAGCTTCAAACCTTTCGTTTATGCCGCCGCGCTGGATAGTGGCTTTTCGCCTGCTACCATCGTCATCGACGCACCGATCGAGGTGGTTGCGGGGGGCAAGATCTGGCGCCCTAAGAACTATTCCAACCGCTTCTACGGGCCAACGCCTTTGCGCACCGGGATCGAACAGTCGCGCAACTTGATGACCGTGCGTCTGGCGCAGGAAATCGGCATGGATACCGTGGCGGGCTATGCCGAACGGTTCGGCGTCTATGATCGGATGAACCAGTTTCTGGCGAACTCTCTGGGGGCCGAGGAAACGACGCTCTTCCGCATGGTCGCGGCTTACGCGATGTTTGCCAATGGCGGCGAGCGGGTGGAACCCACGCTGGTTGACAGGGTGCAGGACCGCTGGGGCAAGACCATCTATCGTCATGACGACCGCCAGTGCACCGACTGCAACGACCCGACGCTTGCCGTTGGTCAGGCACCCGCGATCGTATCGGACCGTGAACGGGTGATGAACGCCATCACCGCCTACCAGCTGACCTCGATGATGCGCGGCGTTGTTGAACGCGGCACTGCCCGCAGTGTCGTCAACCTGCCCGTCCCAACAGCCGGGAAGACAGGCACAACCAATGATGAGCATGACGCCTGGTTCATTGGCTTTACCTCGAATATCGTGGCCGGATGCTATGTTGGCTATGATCGCCCGCGATCCATGCCCGGAACGTCTGGTGGCGGGATGTGCGGTCCGGTGTTCCAGCGTTTTATGCTTGAGGCGATCAAGGAATATGGTGGCGGTGAATTCAAGGTGCCGCCGGGTGGGCATTTCATCAAGATCGACCGCTTCACCGGCGCACGCCTGCCGCCAGACGCCTCGGGTGATCACGTCGTCGCCGAGTATTTCCGTGATGGGGAAGAGCCGCTGTTTGGCGTGATGTTCGACGGTGGGTTCGCGATGGGGGCCAATTTGCCCATGTTCAATCGCGGTGAAACCGACGAAGGCACGACAAAGGTTCAGACCTCGACGGGTAAAACTGTGGTTGTTCCCGGCAAGGCAGATTTTGGATCGCTGTCCTCCGGTGGCCTATACTAGCAAGGGTGCTGATGGTGGCGCGGCAAGGGTGTCTGGTGTGTATCCGGGCGGTTTGACACCTTGCACACGCCGTTCATCTGTTCGGATGTGCATTTTGCCCATTGTCATTCCAACCCCGGACCACGTATGGTCCATCTACGGTGGATCGCGCGTCCGCGCCCGACCACTGACGAGAGTTTCG
This DNA window, taken from Aliiroseovarius sp. F47248L, encodes the following:
- a CDS encoding PBP1A family penicillin-binding protein; the protein is MIRFILGIFGAVFTGITLTIFMAALVIGGVFWMYSRDLPSHEQLANYTPATISRVYSGEGQLMDEFARERRLFTPADEIPALVKNAFISAEDKNFYTHAGFDPRGIAAAAIEAARGGKLRGASTIPQQVVKNFLLSSERSAERKIKELILSVRLESTLSKDEILALYLNEIFLGQNSYGVTAAAQTYFNKTLDELEPHEAATLASMPQAPSNFHPVRAKDRLLARRNYVLREMFQNGYLDRATYDAEVAKPLRSVQNGDFPAFRQALPPRDYFSDEIRRQLSRNFGEEEFFTGGMTVRATVDPDLQDVAAKSLRIGLEGYDRSRGVWRPSGVTLPQEVLGDEAAWRAALAETKFPRDIEGWSPAVVLEVGSSDARIGIEGVDEDEDGHWIPAKDVTWARRREEDGSLGRKAQVAGDLVKVGEVVHVRQMTSDNDGSFIRWTLRQVPEVQGGFMAMDVNTGRVLAMQGGFSYQHSVFNRATQATRQPGSSFKPFVYAAALDSGFSPATIVIDAPIEVVAGGKIWRPKNYSNRFYGPTPLRTGIEQSRNLMTVRLAQEIGMDTVAGYAERFGVYDRMNQFLANSLGAEETTLFRMVAAYAMFANGGERVEPTLVDRVQDRWGKTIYRHDDRQCTDCNDPTLAVGQAPAIVSDRERVMNAITAYQLTSMMRGVVERGTARSVVNLPVPTAGKTGTTNDEHDAWFIGFTSNIVAGCYVGYDRPRSMPGTSGGGMCGPVFQRFMLEAIKEYGGGEFKVPPGGHFIKIDRFTGARLPPDASGDHVVAEYFRDGEEPLFGVMFDGGFAMGANLPMFNRGETDEGTTKVQTSTGKTVVVPGKADFGSLSSGGLY